In Streptomyces sp. NBC_00224, the following are encoded in one genomic region:
- a CDS encoding FecCD family ABC transporter permease, translating into MLAARKSASPDSRKGVSAPTLAVVLSLALLAALTAAVSWGSTSIPPGEVWGVVWRRLSGDAPRPGTDDLIVWQLRVPRALLAAFVGAGLGVVGTAVQALVRNPLADPYLLGISNGASLGAVAAIVLGAGAGGALGLGLSGAAFAGALATFALVWAVARRGGGFAPLRLVLAGVAIGQFLSGFTSYLVLQAGDEQQTHSVLFWLMGSLSGATWTLLAVPAIAVPLALLILQARARGLNALLMGDETAAGLGIDVVRLRRELFLVTSVLTGVLVAVSGAIAFVGLMVPHVCRLLIGGDHRRLLPLSALMGALLLVVVDTVCRTAMDAQELPVGVVTSLIGAPALLYLLDRRLGSES; encoded by the coding sequence CTGCTGGCCGCGCGCAAGAGCGCCTCCCCGGACTCCCGCAAGGGCGTCAGCGCCCCCACCCTCGCCGTCGTCCTCTCCCTCGCCCTCCTCGCCGCCCTCACCGCCGCCGTGTCCTGGGGCTCGACCTCCATCCCGCCCGGCGAGGTGTGGGGCGTGGTGTGGCGCAGACTGTCCGGGGACGCGCCCCGGCCGGGCACCGACGACCTGATCGTGTGGCAGCTGCGGGTGCCGCGCGCGCTGCTCGCCGCGTTCGTCGGCGCCGGGCTCGGCGTCGTCGGTACGGCGGTCCAAGCCCTCGTACGCAATCCGCTCGCCGACCCGTACCTCCTCGGCATCTCCAACGGCGCCTCGCTCGGCGCGGTCGCCGCCATCGTGCTCGGGGCCGGGGCGGGCGGGGCGCTCGGGCTCGGGCTGTCGGGCGCGGCGTTCGCGGGCGCGCTCGCGACGTTCGCGCTGGTGTGGGCCGTGGCCCGGCGCGGCGGCGGGTTCGCGCCGCTGCGGCTCGTCCTGGCCGGGGTGGCCATCGGGCAGTTCCTGTCCGGCTTCACCAGCTACCTCGTCCTCCAGGCCGGGGACGAGCAGCAGACCCACAGCGTGCTGTTCTGGCTGATGGGGAGTCTGAGTGGGGCCACGTGGACGCTGCTCGCCGTTCCCGCCATCGCCGTTCCGCTCGCGCTGTTGATCCTCCAGGCCCGCGCCCGGGGCCTGAACGCGCTGCTGATGGGCGACGAGACGGCGGCCGGGCTCGGCATCGACGTCGTACGGCTGCGACGCGAACTGTTCCTGGTCACCAGCGTGCTCACCGGCGTCCTGGTGGCCGTCTCGGGGGCCATCGCCTTCGTCGGGTTGATGGTTCCGCATGTGTGCCGTCTGCTCATCGGCGGTGACCATCGGCGGCTGCTGCCGCTGTCGGCGCTCATGGGCGCACTGCTGCTCGTGGTCGTCGACACCGTGTGCCGTACGGCCATGGACGCGCAGGAGCTGCCCGTCGGCGTCGTCACCTCACTGATCGGCGCTCCGGCGCTGCTGTATCTGCTGGACCGGCGGCTGGGGAGCGAGAGTTGA
- a CDS encoding ABC transporter substrate-binding protein has product MRSRVWWPTTAVVLGLLAAGCGDGDKDKGADKDKAAAAGASVSGAGYPVGVTDCMGAKTTFAAAPKKIVTSNAAGLELLLRLGAGDKVIGTGFPPGKGTLPAELDAQAQQVKVLGKMVIPKEKLLGSGADLYIDTFASMGGMGGGMGDTPTDAEYKAAGIKHVFLKSTACAANRKSPVTDLSAVQDDITSLGAVTGTSAKAKELVDGMKKTVDGVQAAVQSTPEASRPTYFFFDYDAGTKQPSVVCNRQVAHAVITLAGARNAFGDCDGDFKQVGWEDVIAKNPDWIQLGVRDRGSEAANKAAFDEAQKWLQDNAATKGLKAVKEGHFVRIGSERTTIAGVGNADTVREIAKTIYPGKKVG; this is encoded by the coding sequence ATGCGTTCTCGCGTGTGGTGGCCTACGACGGCCGTGGTGCTCGGCCTCCTCGCGGCGGGGTGTGGCGATGGCGACAAGGACAAGGGCGCCGACAAGGACAAGGCGGCCGCCGCCGGGGCCTCCGTCTCCGGGGCCGGGTACCCCGTCGGCGTCACCGACTGCATGGGCGCCAAGACCACCTTCGCCGCCGCCCCGAAGAAGATCGTCACCAGTAACGCGGCGGGACTTGAGCTGCTGCTCCGGCTCGGCGCCGGGGACAAGGTCATCGGTACCGGCTTCCCGCCCGGCAAGGGCACCCTGCCCGCCGAGCTCGACGCGCAGGCGCAGCAGGTCAAGGTCCTCGGCAAGATGGTCATCCCGAAGGAGAAGCTGCTCGGGTCCGGCGCCGATCTGTACATCGACACCTTCGCCTCCATGGGCGGCATGGGTGGCGGCATGGGCGACACCCCCACCGACGCCGAGTACAAGGCCGCCGGGATCAAGCACGTCTTTCTGAAGTCCACCGCTTGCGCGGCCAACCGTAAGAGCCCCGTTACCGATCTCTCCGCCGTCCAGGACGACATCACCTCCCTCGGCGCCGTCACCGGCACCTCCGCCAAGGCCAAGGAACTCGTCGATGGCATGAAGAAGACCGTCGACGGTGTCCAGGCCGCCGTCCAATCAACCCCCGAGGCCTCCCGGCCCACCTACTTCTTCTTCGACTACGACGCCGGCACCAAGCAGCCCTCCGTCGTCTGCAACCGCCAGGTCGCCCACGCGGTGATCACCCTCGCGGGCGCCCGCAACGCCTTCGGCGACTGCGACGGCGACTTCAAGCAGGTCGGCTGGGAAGACGTCATCGCCAAGAACCCGGACTGGATCCAGCTCGGCGTACGCGACCGGGGCAGCGAGGCCGCCAACAAGGCGGCGTTCGACGAGGCGCAGAAGTGGCTCCAGGACAACGCAGCCACCAAGGGCCTGAAGGCCGTCAAGGAAGGCCACTTCGTACGCATCGGCTCCGAGCGGACCACCATCGCGGGCGTCGGCAACGCCGACACCGTCCGGGAGATCGCCAAGACGATCTATCCCGGCAAAAAGGTCGGCTGA
- a CDS encoding sporulation protein, which produces MYGNGNPPQTAHPELLAVRELLEAVYGRPVNLGEIGMGEAETIDADVGLDFPRDPADAVRVATSFWSSVNRRDFLAGSGFAASAFTTPVTRWLVTPADETADHKGGRQVGRADLDELRAAADDARHWDSKYGGGNWKANSVTGCLDHRAGPLLQGSFSDGIGRELFSVTAELSRLAGWTAFDVGQHDAAQRHFIQALRLARAGGDVQLGCYVLTTMAMQSLMRGFASEAVDMAQGAFERAKGQAVPRVLAFTKLIEARAHARENDARAASRALKGSEDLLSRAKDDSGDEPAWIDFYHHARLSADAAEVFRDLKNPKAALGWNQQAAAMPPGVFTRSVGMRLAIVGTAHLQARHLDHGLEFGNRSVDILARVQSSRAKDYVREFNAALAPWRREPAVREFVQRTRKELGVAA; this is translated from the coding sequence GTGTACGGCAACGGCAACCCGCCCCAGACGGCGCACCCGGAGCTCCTGGCCGTACGCGAGCTCCTGGAAGCGGTGTACGGCCGGCCCGTCAACCTGGGCGAGATCGGTATGGGCGAGGCGGAGACAATCGACGCGGATGTGGGGTTGGATTTCCCGCGAGACCCCGCCGACGCCGTCCGCGTCGCCACTTCGTTCTGGAGCTCCGTGAACCGCCGCGACTTTCTGGCCGGATCCGGCTTCGCCGCCTCCGCCTTCACGACCCCCGTCACCAGATGGCTCGTCACCCCCGCCGACGAGACCGCCGACCACAAGGGCGGCCGACAGGTCGGCCGGGCCGACCTCGACGAACTGCGCGCGGCCGCCGACGACGCCCGCCACTGGGACTCCAAATACGGCGGCGGGAACTGGAAGGCCAACTCCGTAACCGGCTGCCTCGACCACCGCGCCGGCCCACTGCTGCAAGGCAGCTTCTCGGACGGGATCGGCCGCGAACTCTTCTCTGTGACCGCCGAGTTGTCCCGCCTCGCGGGCTGGACGGCCTTCGACGTCGGTCAGCATGACGCCGCCCAGCGTCACTTCATCCAGGCCCTCCGTCTGGCCCGCGCCGGCGGCGACGTGCAGCTGGGCTGCTATGTGCTGACCACCATGGCCATGCAGAGCCTGATGCGGGGCTTCGCATCCGAGGCGGTGGACATGGCCCAGGGCGCCTTCGAACGGGCCAAGGGCCAGGCCGTCCCCAGGGTGCTGGCGTTCACCAAGCTCATCGAGGCCCGAGCCCATGCCCGGGAGAACGACGCCAGGGCCGCCTCGCGGGCCCTGAAAGGCTCCGAGGACCTCCTGAGCCGGGCGAAGGACGACAGCGGCGACGAGCCCGCCTGGATCGACTTCTATCACCACGCCCGCCTCTCCGCAGACGCCGCCGAAGTCTTCCGCGACCTGAAGAACCCCAAGGCCGCCCTCGGCTGGAACCAGCAGGCCGCCGCCATGCCGCCCGGAGTGTTCACCCGCTCTGTCGGCATGCGACTCGCCATCGTCGGAACCGCCCACCTTCAGGCCCGCCACCTCGACCACGGTCTTGAGTTCGGCAACCGGTCCGTCGACATCCTCGCGCGCGTCCAGTCCTCGCGGGCCAAGGATTACGTGCGTGAGTTCAACGCGGCCCTCGCCCCCTGGCGGCGGGAGCCGGCCGTGCGCGAGTTCGTCCAGCGGACCCGCAAGGAACTCGGTGTCGCCGCCTGA
- a CDS encoding RICIN domain-containing protein: MKILKTALMTASALAMAAGMTLSSSATASASSTNEFVNQNNNHCLAIDMAKEYQNIAIMWHCNHNPDQQWHRAEYKGSDGGGAYYEIKNGYGQCLGTWQGATGNGTTVVGWDCNGNPDQLWYFDTVSSDPRYRAIRSHAAWANDDGNKCLAQYKGSGDGAPVVIWDCNGHSDQHWMTVG; encoded by the coding sequence ATGAAAATTCTCAAGACCGCACTGATGACGGCATCGGCCCTCGCCATGGCCGCCGGGATGACGCTGTCGTCCTCGGCGACGGCCTCGGCCTCGTCGACGAACGAGTTCGTGAACCAGAACAACAACCACTGCCTGGCCATCGACATGGCCAAGGAGTACCAGAACATCGCGATCATGTGGCACTGCAACCACAACCCCGACCAGCAGTGGCACCGCGCGGAGTACAAGGGCAGCGACGGCGGCGGCGCCTACTACGAGATCAAGAACGGCTACGGCCAGTGTCTTGGTACGTGGCAGGGCGCGACCGGCAACGGCACGACCGTCGTCGGCTGGGACTGCAACGGGAACCCCGACCAGCTGTGGTACTTCGACACCGTCTCCAGCGACCCGCGGTACAGGGCGATCCGCAGCCACGCGGCCTGGGCCAACGACGACGGCAACAAGTGCCTCGCCCAGTACAAGGGCAGCGGCGACGGCGCGCCGGTCGTCATCTGGGACTGCAACGGCCACAGCGACCAGCACTGGATGACGGTCGGCTGA
- the asnB gene encoding asparagine synthase (glutamine-hydrolyzing) yields MCGITGWVSFHRDTPGTRGTRDRTRVIEAMTAALTPRGPDAGGVWLDEHAAIGHRRLSVIDLAGGVQPMPDRPDAPTAVLSYSGEVYNHHQLRTELRQLGHTFHTRSDTEVVLRAYAQWGESLADHLDGMFAFAVWDAREQRLLLVRDRLGVKPLFWAAVDGGLAFASEPKALFSHPEIHPRVDADGLREAYSLLFNTGPTVWSGVREVEPGGLLVLDRNGIRERRYWQLEAGVHGDDRDTAVDRVHHLVSGAARAQLEADVPLCSLLSGGIDSTVLTALLADELRLREGPDARIRSYAVDYSDQAEQFTGDVLRTGHDTPYAIEAGAHIGTDHSTVVLDPRALLDPEHRRAVVVARDSPIGVGDMDTSLYLLFGEIRRHSTVALSGEAADEVFGGYPWFHNPKALAANTFPWLLVTGDEAAMPLNPDLGLRIGEFRDDTYRSALAAVPHAEGESPEEHRQREMQHLSLTRWLRQLLHRKDRLSMAQGLEVRVPYCDHRLVEYAFATPWALKSFDGREKSLLRAAGAGLAPESVLWRPKNHYPATHHPDYNRGLQNMARDALNAYGGRVRDLADETQIKPFLDTPPEQLQWGHRLRLERVVDLALWLEHHQPELAL; encoded by the coding sequence ATGTGCGGAATCACCGGCTGGGTGTCCTTCCACCGCGACACCCCTGGCACCCGTGGCACCCGCGACCGGACCCGCGTCATCGAGGCCATGACCGCCGCCCTCACCCCGCGCGGCCCCGACGCGGGCGGTGTCTGGCTCGACGAGCACGCCGCGATCGGCCACCGGCGCCTGTCCGTCATCGACCTGGCGGGCGGCGTCCAGCCGATGCCCGACCGGCCCGACGCCCCCACCGCCGTCCTCTCCTACAGCGGCGAGGTCTACAACCACCACCAACTGCGTACGGAACTACGGCAGTTGGGGCACACCTTCCACACGCGCAGCGACACCGAGGTGGTGCTGCGCGCCTACGCCCAGTGGGGCGAGTCGCTGGCCGACCACCTCGACGGCATGTTCGCCTTCGCCGTCTGGGACGCCCGCGAGCAGCGCCTGCTCCTGGTCCGCGACCGACTCGGCGTCAAACCGCTGTTCTGGGCGGCCGTCGACGGCGGCCTGGCCTTCGCCTCCGAACCCAAGGCGCTCTTCTCCCACCCGGAGATACACCCCCGGGTGGACGCCGACGGCCTGCGCGAGGCGTACAGCCTGCTCTTCAACACCGGCCCCACGGTGTGGTCGGGCGTACGGGAGGTCGAGCCCGGCGGGCTGCTCGTCCTCGACCGGAACGGCATCCGCGAGCGCCGCTACTGGCAGCTGGAGGCCGGGGTGCACGGCGACGACCGGGACACCGCCGTCGACCGCGTCCACCACCTGGTGAGCGGGGCCGCCCGCGCCCAGCTGGAGGCCGACGTCCCGCTGTGCAGCCTGCTGTCCGGCGGCATCGACTCCACCGTCCTGACCGCCCTGCTCGCCGACGAACTGCGCCTGCGCGAGGGCCCGGACGCCCGTATCCGCTCGTACGCCGTCGACTACAGCGACCAGGCCGAGCAGTTCACCGGCGATGTGCTGCGCACCGGCCACGACACCCCGTACGCCATCGAGGCGGGTGCCCACATCGGCACCGACCACAGCACGGTCGTCCTCGACCCGCGCGCCCTGCTCGACCCCGAGCACCGCAGGGCGGTCGTGGTGGCCCGCGATTCGCCCATCGGCGTCGGCGACATGGACACCTCGCTGTACCTCCTCTTCGGGGAGATACGCCGCCACTCCACCGTCGCCCTGTCCGGCGAGGCGGCGGACGAGGTGTTCGGCGGCTACCCCTGGTTCCACAACCCCAAGGCGCTCGCCGCGAACACCTTCCCCTGGCTCCTGGTCACCGGCGACGAGGCGGCGATGCCGCTCAACCCGGATCTGGGCCTGCGTATCGGGGAGTTCCGCGACGATACGTATCGCAGTGCGCTGGCCGCCGTGCCGCACGCGGAGGGCGAGAGCCCCGAGGAGCACCGCCAGCGCGAGATGCAGCACCTGTCGCTGACCCGCTGGCTGCGCCAGCTCCTGCACCGCAAGGACCGGCTCAGCATGGCGCAGGGCCTGGAGGTGCGGGTGCCCTACTGCGACCACCGGCTCGTCGAGTACGCCTTCGCCACCCCGTGGGCGCTGAAGAGCTTCGACGGCCGCGAGAAGAGCCTGCTGCGCGCGGCGGGCGCGGGCCTCGCCCCCGAGTCGGTGCTGTGGCGGCCCAAGAACCACTACCCGGCCACCCACCACCCCGACTACAACCGCGGGCTGCAGAACATGGCCCGCGACGCGCTGAACGCGTACGGCGGCCGGGTCCGCGACCTCGCCGACGAGACGCAGATCAAACCGTTCCTCGACACCCCGCCCGAGCAGTTGCAGTGGGGCCACCGGCTCCGCCTCGAACGTGTCGTCGACCTCGCCCTGTGGCTGGAGCACCACCAGCCCGAACTCGCCCTCTGA
- a CDS encoding ABC transporter ATP-binding protein, which produces MRIDVEDLHVAYGGRTVVSGAHLLAAEGEITGLVGPNGSGKSTLLRTVYRHLKPSAGRVLLSGTDLRELSPVQAARHIAALPQERGGDFELSVREVVAMGRTPYKRAFAAEDSTDADIVARALADVGMDGHAGRRFTELSGGERQRVLLARAFAQQPDVLVLDEPTNHLDVRHQVELLALLRAQGRTTLVSLHDLNAAASVCDRLHVLHAGHVVASGAPREVLTPALMAEVFGVRAAVVDHPLTGDPLIAFDHRAPADTVADVEVTV; this is translated from the coding sequence TTGAGGATCGACGTCGAGGATCTGCACGTCGCCTACGGCGGTCGTACCGTCGTCTCCGGCGCGCATCTGCTCGCCGCCGAGGGCGAGATCACCGGCCTGGTCGGGCCCAACGGCAGCGGCAAATCGACACTGCTGCGGACCGTTTACCGGCATCTGAAGCCGTCCGCCGGGCGGGTGCTGCTCTCCGGCACCGATCTGCGCGAGCTGAGCCCCGTACAGGCGGCCCGGCACATCGCCGCGCTGCCGCAGGAGCGCGGCGGTGACTTCGAGTTGAGCGTGCGCGAGGTCGTCGCGATGGGCCGCACCCCGTACAAGCGGGCCTTCGCCGCCGAGGACTCCACCGACGCGGACATCGTGGCGCGCGCCCTCGCCGACGTCGGCATGGACGGCCACGCGGGGCGCCGCTTCACCGAGCTGTCCGGTGGCGAGCGTCAGCGTGTGCTGCTTGCCCGGGCCTTCGCCCAGCAGCCGGACGTCCTGGTCCTGGACGAGCCGACCAACCACCTCGACGTACGCCACCAGGTCGAGCTCCTCGCGCTGCTGCGGGCCCAGGGGCGTACCACCCTCGTCTCGCTCCACGACCTCAACGCCGCTGCCTCCGTCTGCGACCGGCTGCACGTCCTGCACGCGGGGCACGTCGTCGCGTCCGGCGCGCCCCGCGAGGTGCTCACGCCCGCGCTGATGGCCGAGGTGTTCGGGGTGCGCGCGGCCGTCGTCGACCATCCGCTGACCGGTGACCCGCTGATCGCCTTCGACCACCGGGCCCCGGCGGACACGGTCGCGGACGTGGAGGTGACGGTATGA
- a CDS encoding NUDIX hydrolase has protein sequence MRPTPADPDAWNAYLAEGNAAQARKRVAADVILRDPDGNVLLVKPTYKPGWDFPGGMAEDNEAPDDAARRELKEELGLDLPLQGLLVVDWVPPHGPWDDQIAFIFDGGTLDHDQAAAVSPQDEELSELAFVHPCRAGAWLRDRLSRRFDAAIAAITTGRPQFLRDGQSTMP, from the coding sequence ATGAGGCCCACGCCCGCCGACCCCGACGCCTGGAACGCGTACCTCGCCGAAGGCAACGCCGCCCAGGCCCGCAAACGCGTCGCCGCCGATGTCATCCTCCGCGACCCCGACGGCAACGTCCTCCTGGTCAAGCCCACCTACAAACCCGGGTGGGACTTCCCCGGCGGCATGGCCGAAGACAACGAAGCCCCCGACGACGCGGCCCGCCGCGAACTCAAGGAGGAACTCGGCCTCGACCTTCCCCTCCAGGGGCTGCTGGTCGTGGACTGGGTCCCGCCGCACGGCCCCTGGGACGACCAGATCGCGTTCATCTTCGACGGCGGAACCCTCGACCACGACCAGGCCGCCGCCGTGAGCCCCCAGGACGAGGAACTGTCCGAGCTGGCCTTCGTACACCCGTGCAGGGCCGGCGCTTGGCTACGGGACAGGCTGAGCCGCAGGTTCGATGCCGCCATTGCCGCCATCACCACAGGACGACCGCAGTTTCTGCGGGATGGCCAGTCGACGATGCCTTGA
- the cutA gene encoding divalent-cation tolerance protein CutA: protein MDEDLSSYVLVMTTVDTKDGADKLSRSVVDARLAASGQVSGPIETTYRHLGEVAQGTEWQVLFRTTGDRLPELAALVGAEHPYDSPEIISLPILSGPPAYLEWITRATR from the coding sequence ATGGATGAGGATCTGAGCAGCTATGTGCTGGTGATGACGACCGTGGACACGAAGGACGGGGCGGACAAGCTGTCCCGGTCCGTCGTGGATGCCCGGCTTGCCGCGTCGGGGCAGGTGTCGGGGCCGATCGAGACGACGTACCGGCATCTCGGTGAGGTCGCCCAGGGCACGGAGTGGCAGGTCCTGTTCCGCACCACGGGCGACCGGCTGCCGGAGCTGGCAGCCCTGGTGGGCGCGGAGCATCCGTACGACTCCCCGGAGATCATCTCCTTGCCCATACTGTCCGGGCCGCCGGCCTACCTGGAGTGGATCACCCGCGCCACCCGCTGA
- a CDS encoding tetratricopeptide repeat protein produces MATRAPNVALARLLAETHWTYRQFARAVNRVGTETGSPLRYDESAVSHWLDGTMPRTAVRSCLLEALSRRLRRPVTHAEAGLPLPSGHSPTTTDTVEGMIDLGRLDMDPSRRSVLGAGLFSVALTIPGWPDVIGRAEAVQSGRASRIGMNEVDMVVSMTERVSELDDQFGGRHARPMAASFMVNTVAAYLRADAPENVRQAMLSAASDLLYLTGYMAVDEGLHGLAQRYYVKALELAGAAEDHLTYCTTLRGMSVQAVDLGHGAKAMELADAAAAASPKAGPRMRAFLAGQQAHASAQTGDRTRALRYMREAEAAMDQAESRGRAFGSYDPSSLNYHISQVRYELGDTQGAVEALQQSDRLLYGIYRRTRVRQRTYLAERQFEVGHLEAACATWHQALDDYPMVQSGRADDRIKTMFSLIRPHQKNTAARDLYERARTIAPPALVGQPR; encoded by the coding sequence ATGGCGACACGGGCGCCGAACGTGGCTCTGGCTCGGCTGCTCGCCGAGACCCACTGGACGTATCGCCAGTTCGCGCGGGCCGTGAACCGCGTCGGCACGGAGACCGGCTCTCCGCTGCGCTACGACGAATCCGCGGTGAGCCACTGGCTCGACGGCACCATGCCGCGAACAGCGGTTCGGTCGTGCCTCCTCGAAGCCTTGTCACGGCGGCTCCGGCGCCCGGTCACTCACGCTGAAGCGGGCCTGCCGCTCCCCTCCGGTCACTCCCCCACCACCACGGATACCGTGGAAGGGATGATCGACCTGGGGAGGCTCGACATGGACCCGTCACGCAGGAGCGTCCTGGGCGCAGGCCTCTTCTCCGTCGCGCTCACCATCCCCGGCTGGCCCGACGTCATCGGCCGCGCCGAAGCCGTCCAGAGCGGCCGTGCTTCGCGGATCGGCATGAACGAGGTGGACATGGTGGTCTCCATGACCGAACGGGTCTCGGAGCTGGACGACCAGTTCGGCGGCCGCCACGCACGGCCCATGGCGGCCTCGTTCATGGTCAACACGGTCGCCGCGTACCTGCGGGCCGACGCCCCGGAGAACGTCCGGCAAGCCATGCTGTCGGCGGCTTCGGACCTGCTGTACCTCACCGGCTACATGGCCGTGGACGAAGGCCTGCACGGGCTCGCCCAGCGCTACTACGTCAAGGCCCTGGAGCTGGCGGGCGCTGCCGAGGATCACCTGACGTACTGCACAACATTGCGGGGCATGAGCGTGCAGGCCGTAGACCTTGGGCACGGGGCCAAGGCAATGGAGCTGGCCGACGCCGCTGCCGCAGCCTCCCCCAAAGCGGGCCCCCGAATGCGGGCCTTCCTCGCCGGACAACAGGCACACGCCTCCGCCCAGACCGGCGACCGCACCAGGGCCCTCCGGTACATGCGTGAGGCAGAAGCCGCCATGGACCAGGCTGAATCACGAGGCAGGGCGTTCGGCTCCTACGACCCCTCATCCCTCAACTACCACATCAGCCAGGTGCGTTACGAGCTCGGCGATACCCAGGGTGCTGTTGAAGCCCTGCAACAGTCCGACCGGCTCCTGTACGGCATCTACCGCCGCACCCGGGTACGTCAACGTACATACCTCGCCGAACGGCAATTCGAGGTCGGCCATCTGGAGGCCGCCTGCGCGACGTGGCACCAGGCGCTCGACGACTACCCCATGGTTCAGTCCGGCCGCGCCGACGACCGCATCAAGACCATGTTCAGCCTGATCCGCCCCCACCAGAAGAACACCGCCGCCCGCGACCTCTACGAACGGGCCCGCACGATCGCCCCGCCCGCACTCGTTGGCCAGCCCAGGTGA
- a CDS encoding MFS transporter, producing MSRTPDAPPVDRWSLVAVAGLLSFVAMLDMNIVNVALADISSGLDVSAATAQWAVLGYQLPVVALLLPVGRWLDGVGPRPALLTATSGFAVCSALAALSPWAAWLIAARVGQGAFGAVLFVLMPVLAMRSVRPELRARAMSVPATLGPLGAVTGPALGGLLLDHLGWRAVFLVKIPVCVLALAVAYKAMPKDGRLHRPDRRSAADALLVGTGVTVLLLTLTLASSHGSWWLAAALAAVPPLWWWLRGPGGRPVTGALRASGLYRAHGAVLALAAGFAAMHYVVALHLQRDDGFSATSTGLTVLAFPLGMGLAGPLGGRLADKYGARQVAAAGAVITAAGLLLLVPLGDDWSVPDVAWRLALAGLGMGLNGGPTQALVMGAAVPELAATVGSAVQLARSLGFTLGPALATAAWGLAGDGDGVRAGLALAAVAACLAVPLLAVPVRLPLKAQSTDPVPAARP from the coding sequence ATGAGCCGCACACCTGACGCACCTCCGGTCGACCGGTGGTCCCTCGTCGCCGTCGCCGGTCTGCTCTCGTTCGTCGCGATGCTCGACATGAACATCGTCAACGTGGCCCTGGCCGACATATCCAGCGGCCTCGACGTGTCCGCCGCCACCGCCCAGTGGGCGGTCCTCGGCTACCAACTCCCCGTCGTCGCCCTGCTGTTGCCCGTCGGGCGCTGGCTGGACGGGGTCGGCCCGCGCCCGGCCCTGCTGACCGCGACCTCCGGGTTCGCGGTGTGCAGCGCGCTGGCCGCGCTCTCGCCGTGGGCGGCCTGGCTGATCGCCGCCCGGGTCGGGCAGGGCGCGTTCGGGGCGGTGCTGTTCGTGCTGATGCCCGTCCTCGCGATGCGGTCGGTACGGCCCGAGTTGCGCGCGCGGGCGATGAGCGTGCCCGCGACGCTGGGCCCGCTCGGCGCGGTGACCGGGCCCGCCCTCGGCGGGCTCCTCCTGGACCACCTCGGCTGGCGAGCCGTGTTCCTCGTCAAGATCCCCGTCTGCGTACTGGCGCTGGCCGTCGCGTACAAGGCGATGCCGAAGGACGGGCGTCTGCACCGGCCCGACCGGCGCTCGGCGGCCGACGCGCTGCTCGTCGGTACGGGGGTCACCGTCCTGCTGCTGACGCTGACCCTGGCCTCCTCGCACGGCTCGTGGTGGCTGGCCGCCGCGCTCGCCGCCGTACCGCCGCTGTGGTGGTGGCTGCGCGGGCCCGGCGGGCGGCCGGTGACCGGCGCGCTGCGCGCCTCGGGGCTGTACCGGGCGCACGGCGCGGTCCTGGCCCTCGCGGCCGGATTCGCCGCCATGCACTACGTGGTCGCCCTGCACCTCCAGCGCGACGACGGCTTCAGCGCCACCTCCACCGGGCTCACCGTGCTCGCGTTCCCGCTCGGCATGGGCCTCGCCGGACCGCTCGGCGGACGCCTCGCCGACAAGTACGGCGCCCGCCAAGTGGCCGCCGCAGGCGCCGTGATCACCGCCGCCGGGCTGCTGCTGCTCGTCCCGCTGGGCGACGACTGGTCCGTGCCGGACGTGGCCTGGCGCCTGGCGCTCGCGGGCCTCGGCATGGGCCTGAACGGCGGTCCCACGCAGGCGCTGGTCATGGGCGCCGCCGTGCCCGAGCTGGCCGCCACCGTCGGCTCGGCCGTGCAGCTCGCCCGCAGCCTCGGCTTCACCCTCGGCCCGGCCCTGGCCACCGCCGCGTGGGGGCTTGCCGGGGACGGGGACGGCGTACGGGCCGGGCTCGCGCTCGCCGCCGTCGCCGCCTGCCTGGCCGTGCCGTTGCTGGCCGTGCCGGTCCGGCTCCCCCTGAAGGCGCAGAGCACCGACCCGGTGCCCGCCGCCCGGCCCTGA